A stretch of the Glycine soja cultivar W05 chromosome 13, ASM419377v2, whole genome shotgun sequence genome encodes the following:
- the LOC114381217 gene encoding UTP--glucose-1-phosphate uridylyltransferase 3, chloroplastic-like isoform X1: MVHSTSLLPHNNQTFILSFRSKPSFFHSHSHSLSLPSSSSSSQSSCCHVARISTETLEVSPPPPPPGFNFRREIARLASLRDRLAACTTLNEKLRVMDADSRVKRFFRSRHGLARVLASLQLSSDQLFLLKCVVAAGQEHVLCLGETESLESSASAAAATMSAVKSALYALAEMIENMDSFNGNGGAGLGMALGDHEIAELTMFLQTLAEIERFYDCIGGIIGYQITVLELAQKSFEMQNISWAHQRHDVKECQILGINAPNGLNLSEDTEYASQAALWGIEGLPDLGEIYPLGGSADRLGLVDPNTGECLPAAMLPYCGRTLLEGLIRDLQAREFLYFKLYGKQCITPVAIMTSSAKNNHKHVTSLCERLSWFGRGRSTFQFFEQPLVPVVGAEECQWLVTKPFSPLSKPGGHGVIWKLAYDKGIFKWFYCQGRKGATVRQVSNVVAATDLTLLALAGIGLRQGKKLGFASCKRISGATEGVNVLMEKKSLDGNWEYGVSCIEYTEFDKFGITTGPLAPKGLQAEFPANTNILYIDLPSAELVGSSKSESSLPGMVLNTRKPIVYTDQFGRHHSVSGGRLECTMQNIADNYSNSYSSRCYNDVEDKLDTFIVYNERRRVTSSAKKKRRHGDKSLHQTPDGALLDILRNAHDLLSQCDIRLPEIEANENYADSGPPFLILVHPALGPLWEVTKQKFYGGSISEGSELQIEVAEFFWRNVQLNGSLIIIAENVMGSMKINENSESILHYGQRCGRCKLQNVKVLNKGIDWTCDENIYWKHDVQRSEVLQIILHGNAEFEATDVVLQGNHVFEVPDGYKLKIMPGSSGLAIQLDPIDQDMMESGSWHWDYKIEGSHIQLELVES, from the exons ATGGTTCACTCCACTTCTCTTCTTCCCCATAATAACCAAACCTTCATCCTCTCCTTCCGCTCCAAACCGTCTTTTTTTCATTCCCATtcccactctctctctcttccatcttcttcctcttcttctcaatCGTCATGTTGCCACGTGGCTCGAATCTCCACCGAGACCTTGGAAGtctcgccgccgccgccgcctccGGGTTTCAACTTCCGCCGCGAAATCGCGCGCCTCGCTTCGCTCCGCGACAGGCTCGCCGCGTGCACTACTTTAAACGAGAAGCTCCGAGTGATGGACGCCGACTCCAGAGTGAAGCGCTTCTTCCGTTCCCGCCACGGGCTCGCTAGGGTTTTGGCGTCGCTGCAATTGAGCTCCGACCAACTTTTCCTGCTCAAGTGTGTGGTCGCGGCGGGGCAGGAGCACGTGCTGTGTTTGGGCGAAACGGAATCGTTGGAATCCTCCGcctccgccgccgccgccaccATGAGTGCGGTGAAGAGCGCGCTTTACGCTCTGGCGGAGATGATTGAGAATATGGATTCCTTTAACGGCAATGGCGGAGCGGGTTTGGGGATGGCGTTGGGGGATCACGAGATTGCGGAGCTGACCATGTTTTTACAGACTTTGGCGGAAATTGAGCGATTCTATGACTGTATTGGAGGAATTATTGG ATATCAGATTACAGTACTGGAACTTGCACAAAAATCGTTTGAGATGCAGAACATAAGCTGGGCCCACCAGAGGCATGACGTGAAAGAATGCCAAATTTTGGGAATTAATGCACCTAATGGGCTTAACCTTTCTGAAGACACAGAGTATGCATCTCAAGCAGCTCTATGGGGTATAGAG GGTTTGCCAGACCTAGGTGAAATTTATCCTTTGGGAGGTTCTGCCGACAGACTTGGTTTGGTTGATCCTAACACAGGTGAATGCCTGCCTGCTGCAATGCTACCATATTGTGGAAGGACTTTGTTGGAAGGTCTTATAAGAGATCTTCAG GCTAGGGAATTCTTGTACTTCAAGTTATATGGGAAACAATGCATCACACCTGTTGCAATAATGACAAGTTCTGCAAAGAACAACCACAAACATGTCACCTCTCTGTGTGAAAGACTTTCATGGTTTGGAAGAGGTCGATCGACTTTCCAATTTTTTGAGCAG CCTCTTGTTCCAGTTGTTGGTGCAGAAGAATGCCAGTGGCTAGTCACCAAACCATTCAGTCCCTTGAGCAAGCCTGGAGGTCATGGTGTCATATGGAAACTTGCTTATGACAAAGGCATCTTCAAATGGTTTTATTGTCAAGGAAGAAAAGGTGCAACTGTGCGCCAAGTCAG TAACGTGGTGGCAGCTACAGATTTAACCCTCCTAGCCTTAGCAGGGATTGGTTTACGTCAAGGAAAG AAACTGGGATTTGCATCTTGTAAGCGGATCTCAGGTGCCACAGAAGGAGTTAATGTGCTGATGGAGAAGAAAAGTCTTGATGGGAACTGGGAATATGGTGTGTCTTGTATTGAATACACAGAGTTTGACAAGTTTGGAATTACTACCGGACCTCTTGCTCCAAAAGG TTTGCAGGCAGAGTTCCCTGCCAATACGAACATCTTATACATTGATTTGCCTTCTGCGGAGCTAGTTGGGTCAAGTAAGAGTGAAAGTAGTTTACCTGGAATGGTGCTAAATACTAGAAAGCCAATAGTTTACACAGATCAGTTTGGAAGACATCATAG TGTCTCTGGTGGTAGACTTGAGTGCACAATGCAAAATATAGCTGACAATTATTCCAACTCATATTCTTCTAGATGTTATAATGATGTGGAAG ATAAGCTGGATACTTTTATTGTATACAATGAAAGAAGAAGGGTTACCTCCTCtgctaagaaaaaaagaagacatgGAGACAAGTCTTTACACCAG ACACCTGATGGTGCTCTGTTGGATATCTTACGAAATGCTCATGATCTTCTTTCACAATGTGATATAAGACTTCCTGAG ATTGAAGCTAACGAGAACTATGCTGATTCGGGACCACCATTTCTCATCCTTGTGCATCCGGCTCTTGGTCCTCTTTGGGAAGTCACTAAGCAAAAA TTTTATGGCGGTTCCATATCAGAGGGCTCTGAGTTACAAATAGAGGTTGCAGAGTTTTTTTGGAGGAATGTTCAG CTCAATGGAAGCCTGATTATAATAGCTGAGAATGTTATGGGCTCAATGAAGATTAATGAGAACAGTGAATCCATACTACATTATGGCCAAAG GTGTGGAAGATGTAAATTGCAAAATGTCAAGGTATTGAACAAGGGAATTGATTGGACTTGCGATGAAAACATATACTGGAAACATGATGTGCAGCGATCTGAGGTGCTGCAGATCATACTGCATGGAAATGCTGAATTTGAGGCTACTGATGTTGTCTTACAG
- the LOC114381217 gene encoding UTP--glucose-1-phosphate uridylyltransferase 3, chloroplastic-like isoform X2, whose translation MVHSTSLLPHNNQTFILSFRSKPSFFHSHSHSLSLPSSSSSSQSSCCHVARISTETLEVSPPPPPPGFNFRREIARLASLRDRLAACTTLNEKLRVMDADSRVKRFFRSRHGLARVLASLQLSSDQLFLLKCVVAAGQEHVLCLGETESLESSASAAAATMSAVKSALYALAEMIENMDSFNGNGGAGLGMALGDHEIAELTMFLQTLAEIERFYDCIGGIIGYQITVLELAQKSFEMQNISWAHQRHDVKECQILGINAPNGLNLSEDTEYASQAALWGIEGLPDLGEIYPLGGSADRLGLVDPNTGECLPAAMLPYCGRTLLEGLIRDLQAREFLYFKLYGKQCITPVAIMTSSAKNNHKHVTSLCERLSWFGRGRSTFQFFEQPLVPVVGAEECQWLVTKPFSPLSKPGGHGVIWKLAYDKGIFKWFYCQGRKGATVRQVSNVVAATDLTLLALAGIGLRQGKKLGFASCKRISGATEGVNVLMEKKSLDGNWEYGVSCIEYTEFDKFGITTGPLAPKGLQAEFPANTNILYIDLPSAELVGSSKSESSLPGMVLNTRKPIVYTDQFGRHHSVSGGRLECTMQNIADNYSNSYSSRCYNDVEDKLDTFIVYNERRRVTSSAKKKRRHGDKSLHQIEANENYADSGPPFLILVHPALGPLWEVTKQKFYGGSISEGSELQIEVAEFFWRNVQLNGSLIIIAENVMGSMKINENSESILHYGQRCGRCKLQNVKVLNKGIDWTCDENIYWKHDVQRSEVLQIILHGNAEFEATDVVLQGNHVFEVPDGYKLKIMPGSSGLAIQLDPIDQDMMESGSWHWDYKIEGSHIQLELVES comes from the exons ATGGTTCACTCCACTTCTCTTCTTCCCCATAATAACCAAACCTTCATCCTCTCCTTCCGCTCCAAACCGTCTTTTTTTCATTCCCATtcccactctctctctcttccatcttcttcctcttcttctcaatCGTCATGTTGCCACGTGGCTCGAATCTCCACCGAGACCTTGGAAGtctcgccgccgccgccgcctccGGGTTTCAACTTCCGCCGCGAAATCGCGCGCCTCGCTTCGCTCCGCGACAGGCTCGCCGCGTGCACTACTTTAAACGAGAAGCTCCGAGTGATGGACGCCGACTCCAGAGTGAAGCGCTTCTTCCGTTCCCGCCACGGGCTCGCTAGGGTTTTGGCGTCGCTGCAATTGAGCTCCGACCAACTTTTCCTGCTCAAGTGTGTGGTCGCGGCGGGGCAGGAGCACGTGCTGTGTTTGGGCGAAACGGAATCGTTGGAATCCTCCGcctccgccgccgccgccaccATGAGTGCGGTGAAGAGCGCGCTTTACGCTCTGGCGGAGATGATTGAGAATATGGATTCCTTTAACGGCAATGGCGGAGCGGGTTTGGGGATGGCGTTGGGGGATCACGAGATTGCGGAGCTGACCATGTTTTTACAGACTTTGGCGGAAATTGAGCGATTCTATGACTGTATTGGAGGAATTATTGG ATATCAGATTACAGTACTGGAACTTGCACAAAAATCGTTTGAGATGCAGAACATAAGCTGGGCCCACCAGAGGCATGACGTGAAAGAATGCCAAATTTTGGGAATTAATGCACCTAATGGGCTTAACCTTTCTGAAGACACAGAGTATGCATCTCAAGCAGCTCTATGGGGTATAGAG GGTTTGCCAGACCTAGGTGAAATTTATCCTTTGGGAGGTTCTGCCGACAGACTTGGTTTGGTTGATCCTAACACAGGTGAATGCCTGCCTGCTGCAATGCTACCATATTGTGGAAGGACTTTGTTGGAAGGTCTTATAAGAGATCTTCAG GCTAGGGAATTCTTGTACTTCAAGTTATATGGGAAACAATGCATCACACCTGTTGCAATAATGACAAGTTCTGCAAAGAACAACCACAAACATGTCACCTCTCTGTGTGAAAGACTTTCATGGTTTGGAAGAGGTCGATCGACTTTCCAATTTTTTGAGCAG CCTCTTGTTCCAGTTGTTGGTGCAGAAGAATGCCAGTGGCTAGTCACCAAACCATTCAGTCCCTTGAGCAAGCCTGGAGGTCATGGTGTCATATGGAAACTTGCTTATGACAAAGGCATCTTCAAATGGTTTTATTGTCAAGGAAGAAAAGGTGCAACTGTGCGCCAAGTCAG TAACGTGGTGGCAGCTACAGATTTAACCCTCCTAGCCTTAGCAGGGATTGGTTTACGTCAAGGAAAG AAACTGGGATTTGCATCTTGTAAGCGGATCTCAGGTGCCACAGAAGGAGTTAATGTGCTGATGGAGAAGAAAAGTCTTGATGGGAACTGGGAATATGGTGTGTCTTGTATTGAATACACAGAGTTTGACAAGTTTGGAATTACTACCGGACCTCTTGCTCCAAAAGG TTTGCAGGCAGAGTTCCCTGCCAATACGAACATCTTATACATTGATTTGCCTTCTGCGGAGCTAGTTGGGTCAAGTAAGAGTGAAAGTAGTTTACCTGGAATGGTGCTAAATACTAGAAAGCCAATAGTTTACACAGATCAGTTTGGAAGACATCATAG TGTCTCTGGTGGTAGACTTGAGTGCACAATGCAAAATATAGCTGACAATTATTCCAACTCATATTCTTCTAGATGTTATAATGATGTGGAAG ATAAGCTGGATACTTTTATTGTATACAATGAAAGAAGAAGGGTTACCTCCTCtgctaagaaaaaaagaagacatgGAGACAAGTCTTTACACCAG ATTGAAGCTAACGAGAACTATGCTGATTCGGGACCACCATTTCTCATCCTTGTGCATCCGGCTCTTGGTCCTCTTTGGGAAGTCACTAAGCAAAAA TTTTATGGCGGTTCCATATCAGAGGGCTCTGAGTTACAAATAGAGGTTGCAGAGTTTTTTTGGAGGAATGTTCAG CTCAATGGAAGCCTGATTATAATAGCTGAGAATGTTATGGGCTCAATGAAGATTAATGAGAACAGTGAATCCATACTACATTATGGCCAAAG GTGTGGAAGATGTAAATTGCAAAATGTCAAGGTATTGAACAAGGGAATTGATTGGACTTGCGATGAAAACATATACTGGAAACATGATGTGCAGCGATCTGAGGTGCTGCAGATCATACTGCATGGAAATGCTGAATTTGAGGCTACTGATGTTGTCTTACAG
- the LOC114382229 gene encoding sorting and assembly machinery component 50 homolog, with protein MENSDEQLPFSPPNPNNAEEDDEIDEPEDEDEEEEEDDDDDDVVSQEQSPLSRLREQRSKLETLSRRLASELVPIRVHDVLIRGNTKTKAWLIEAELKLLEEATTVQELIRASEIALARLRGLEIFDTAELTLQAGPPELPHTANVIVDVVETANKISGDFGVYTKPATSSWSAEGGLKYKNLLGYGDLWDASLAYGANQTTEVSVGVYAPRLKGLLTPLVARLSMLSQDWQEFSSYKEQLLGLSLGLISARHHDLAYTLGWRTLTDPSQMSSRSIRRQLGHGLVSSLKYTFKIDRRNSPIRPTKGYAFLSTTHFGGLTPDPRSLRFLRQEFDVRCVIPFGFYNTALNLGISAGAVFPWGHGFMNKPSPLPERFYLGGDFSPVCTLGGPITLWGFKTRGLGPTEPQRRSRDGIIDDNDDSSRWDFIGGDLAVTAFADLSFDLPVRWLRDHGIHGHVFAGAGNTAKLTQNEYKHFSPRKFLESFRTSVGCGFVVPTRLFRLEGNFYYILKQNEHDRGKTGFRFSFSAPS; from the exons ATGGAAAATTCAGACGAACAACTTCCCTTCTCTCCACCAAACCCTAACAATGCCGAAGAAGACGACGAAATCGACGAACCAGAAGACGAAGAcgaagaagaggaggaagacgacgacgacgacgatgTCGTGTCGCAGGAGCAATCCCCGTTGTCGCGGCTGCGCGAGCAGCGTTCGAAGTTAGAAACCCTGTCCCGGCGATTGGCGTcggagctggtcccaatccgaGTCCACGACGTGCTGATTCGCGGCAACACGAAGACGAAGGCGTGGCTGATCGAGGCGGAGCTCAAGCTCCTCGAGGAGGCCACCACCGTGCAGGAGCTAATTCGCGCCTCCGAAATCGCCCTCGCCAGGCTCCGTGGCCTCGAGATTTTCGACACCGCCGAGCTTACGCTCCAGGCCGGGCCGCCGGAGCTTCCTCACACCGCCAATGTTATCGTCGACGTCGTCGAGACCGCCAACAAAATCTCCGGTGATTTCGGCGTTTACACCAAACCCGCG ACTAGTTCTTGGTCTGCTGAAGGTGGTCTTAAGTACAAAAACTTGTTAGGTTATGGTGATCTATGGGATGCCTCTTTGGCCTATGGTGCCAACCAAACAACAGAGGTAAGTGTAGGAGTGTATGCCCCTCGACTGAAAGGATTGCTAACCCCTCTTGTAGCACGACTATCCATGCTTTCCCAAGATTGGCAAGAGTTTTCTTCATACAAAGAGCAGTTGTTAGGCTTGTCTCTTGGCTTAATCTCAGCAAGGCATCATGACTTAGCCTACACTCTTGGATGGCGTACCTTGACTGATCCATCACAAATGTCATCCAGGTCTATAAGGAGGCAACTTGGGCATGGTTTAGTATCATCTTTGAAGTATACATTTAAAATTGACAGGAGAAACTCACCTATTAGGCCTACAAAGGGATATGCTTTTCTATCTACCACTCACTTTGGTGGCCTTACACCAGATCCTCGGAGCTTGCGATTTCTGCGCCAG GAATTTGATGTTCGCTGTGTCATCCCCTTTGGGTTTTATAATACAGCACTTAACCTTGGGATTTCTGCTGGTGCTGTTTTTCCATGGGGGCATGGCTTCATGAACAAGCCATCTCCGCTTCCTGAAAGGTTTTATTTGGGTGGTGATTTCTCTCCAGTTTGCACTCTAGGAGGGCCAATAACATTGTGGGGATTTAAAACTAGGGGATTAGGTCCTACTGAACCACAAAGGCGAAGTAGAGATGGAATTAttgatgacaatgatgattcCTCTAGATGGGACTTCATTGGAGGAGATCTAGCTGTTACTGCATTTGCAGACTTGTCTTTTGATCTTCCAGTTAGGTGGTTGAGAGATCATGGAATTCATGGTCATGTTTTTGCTGGTGCTGGGAATACTGCTAAATTAACTCAGAATGAATATAAGCACTTTTCACCTCGGAAGTTCTTAGAATCCTTTCGAACATCGGTGGGATGTGGATTTGTTGTTCCTACTAGACTTTTTCGCCTAGAG GGTAATTTCTATTACATACTCAAGCAGAATGAGCATGATCGTGGGAAAACTGGATTTAGGTTCAGCTTCTCAGCTCCTTCTTAG
- the LOC114381356 gene encoding probable inactive serine/threonine-protein kinase bub1, with protein sequence MANVDELLSSLISDIHTYTGKDPLLPWLRAIRKVKDTLPPKTLKEKLPAFLQKCAHTFELDRRYRNDMRYLRIWLHLMDFVDDPKTLLRTMEVNHIGTKRCEFYQAYALYYEKSKKYDEAEKMYHLGVKNLAEPVDKLQKSYEQFLQRMERKNNKRIQHQEAKGARRPLSTKSFPSLDNKTEGSKSNGACCVEGGVQKGPRIDNYAAKGVADDKNVKTKKDERKRFHGDDTVVVKFVDTAMVGKSEAEDACHHGLVDPTINMKEAMNAINSMFREPLETVLLGRKSHKNHPKEDPSTKNEFEVFVDENMDHGIKPSGSLSLQNRTEASQPHPEPLQIYVDDEENSETSDVNVNLFEGSSTSSASQPNGFVFLRPKDIPSEKSSDMDADIGRNSKFREDTVVCRFVGSAILDEPEVENVCHHGLVDPTINLKEAMDDINNMFGKPIDFVRRRRTTTKQEKAPQSNRGNDFGGFSILVDDEHPVQQVPQPPPPKLQEKSKESDLFEPTMLTKEAIDDINKMFNMPLDF encoded by the exons ATGGCGAACGTGGATGAACTCTTATCTTCCTTAATCTCAGACATCCATACCTACACCGGCAAGGACCCTCTTCTTCCCTGGCTTCG CGCGATCCGAAAGGTGAAGGACACGCTTCCACCCAAAACCCTAAAGGAAAAACTACCCGCGTTCTTGCAGAAATGCGCACATACCTTCGAGCTCGATCGACGTTACAGAAACGACATGCGCTATCTTCGGATTTGGCTCCATCTG ATGGATTTCGTGGATGATCCAAAAACGCTTTTGAGAACCATGGAGGTTAATCACATTGGGACAAAACGTTGTGAATTCTACCAAGCGTATGCGCTTTACTACGAGAAGAGCAAGAAGTACGATGAGGCAGAGAAAATGTACCATCTGGGAGTGAAGAA CCTTGCAGAGCCTGTAGATAAATTGCAGAAATCATATGAACAATTTCTTCAACGGATGGAGCGAAAAAACAATAAGAGAATTCAG CATCAGGAAGCAAAAGGTGCCAGGAGGCCTCTGTCTACAAAAAGCTTCCCTTCTCTTGACAACAAGACTGAGGGAAGCAAAAGCAATGGAGCATGCTGTGTTGAGGGTGGTGTGCAAAAGGGACCCCGAATTGATAATTATGCAGCTAAAGGTGTAGCTGATGATAAAAACGTAAAGACCAAGAAGGATGAGCGCAAGAGATTTCATGGAGACGATACAGTTGTAGTCAAGTTTGTTGACACTGCCATGGTTGGAAAGTCTGAAGCAGAAGACGCATGCCATCATGGATTAGTGGATCCTACAATAAATATGAAGGAGGCCATGAATGCCATTAACAGCATGTTCCGGGAACCGTTAGAGACTGTTCTATTAGGCAGGAAATCACATAAAAACCATCCAAAAGAAGATCCTAGTACAAAGAACGAATTTGAGGTTTTTGTTGATGAAAACATGGATCATGGAATCAAACCATCAGGTTCCTTGTCACTTCAAAACAGGACTGAAGCTAGCCAACCTCACCCAGAACCGCTCCAGATATACGTTGATGATGAAGAAAATTCCGAGACCAGTGATGTGAATGTGAATCTGTTTGAAGGTAGTAGTACTTCATCGGCTTCACAACCAAATGGTTTTGTTTTTCTACGCCCCAAGGATATTCCTTCTGAAAAATCTAGTGATATGGATGCTGACATCGGTCGTAATTCAAAGTTCAGAGAGGATACAGTCGTTTGCAGATTTGTTGGTTCTGCCATTTTGGATGAACCAGAGGTGGAAAATGTTTGCCACCACGGTTTAGTAGACCCCACCATCAACTTGAAGGAAGCTATGGATGATATAAATAACATGTTTGGGAAGCCAATAGATTTTGTTAGGAGAAGAAGAACCACCACCAAGCAAGAGAAAGCCCCCCAGAGCAATAGGGGAAATGACTTTGGTGGGTTTTCAATCCTTGTTGATGATGAGCACCCGGTGCAACAAGTTccacaaccaccaccaccaaaatTGCAAGAAAAATCCAAGGAATCTGATTTGTTTGAGCCAACTATGCTCACAAAGGAAGCCATAGACGATATAAACAAGATGTTTAACATGCCTCTGGATTTTTAG
- the LOC114381358 gene encoding non-classical arabinogalactan protein 30-like — protein MAGRYFSILSLLLLLVAFSCTEANADVPKTTKKIEVVVEATVYCQSCDHFGTWSLIGAKPIPSAKVSVTCKSHNGHVSYYKVFETDKDGYLYAPLEGFKMQHYILDHPLHSCYVKPVWSPLESCSLLSNVNYGLNGAPLRYENKKLHGSKYEAVIYAAGPLAFRPSECSQTHH, from the coding sequence ATGGCTGGTAGGTACTTCAGTATCCTTTCTCTGTTGCTTCTTCTGGTGGCATTCTCTTGCACAGAAGCCAATGCAGATGTtccaaaaacaacaaagaaaatagaggtggtggtggaagccACTGTCTACTGCCAGAGCTGTGACCACTTTGGAACATGGTCTTTGATTGGAGCCAAGCCTATTCCTTCAGCCAAAGTGAGTGTTACCTGCAAAAGCCACAATGGTCATGTGAGCTACTATAAGGTCTTTGAGACAGACAAAGATGGTTACCTTTATGCACCACTTGAAGGGTTCAAGATGCAGCATTATATACTTGATCACCCCCTCCACTCTTGCTACGTGAAGCCTGTTTGGTCTCCTCTTGAAAGTTGCAGCCTTCTCTCCAATGTCAATTATGGTCTCAATGGTGCTCCACTTCGTTATGAGAACAAGAAATTGCATGGAAGCAAGTATGAGGCTGTCATATATGCTGCTGGTCCCTTGGCTTTCCGTCCCTCTGAATGCTCACAGACTCACCACTAA
- the LOC114382446 gene encoding probable inactive receptor-like protein kinase At3g56050 yields the protein MSKNWKSSCFRDPGGVLFLLVLCLLFQNFSLCCSLNEEGKALLKFKQGIVNDPFDALSNWVNDEVEVNPCNWFGVECSDGRVVVLNLKDLCLEGNLVPELANLVHIKSIILRNNSFHGIIPQGIAHLNEMEVLDLGYNNFSGPLPTDLGNNIPLTILLLDNNDHLCGFSPEINELKMVSEYQVDEYQLSSAEKVPIRSIKRHAGQNNGVRKLLQVRTREGGSPFNRVFPDSPAPFPSAPSPAPATPPVVQKPAPVDRNNSASPSPLPEPRSAPLSKSSSSKNHLVVILAGVMGGVVFLLISIIGLYLCKTNKVATVKPWATGLSGQLQKAFVTGVPKLKRSELEAACEDFSNVIGTSSIGTVYKGTLSSGVEIAVASVAATSSKDWSKTLEAQFRNKIDTLSKVNHKNFVNLLGHCEEDEPFTRMVVFEYAPNGTLFEHLHIKESEHLDWGTRLRVAMGMAYCLQHMHQLEPPLVLSNLNSSGVQLTDDYAAKISDLSFLNEIASAVIKSPARKNTDMTPASNIYSFGVILFEMVTGRLPYSVDNDGSLDDWASHYLQGDQPLKEMVDPTLASFQEEQLEQVDALIKSCVHPDQKQRPTMKEVCVRLREITKITPDAAVPKLSPLWWAELEIASVDAS from the exons ATGAGCAAAAACTGGAAATCTAGCTGCTTTCGGGATCCTGGGGGAGTTCTGTTCCTTCTTGTGTTGTGTTTGTTGTTTCAGAACTTTAGTTTGTGCTGCTCTTTGAATGAAGAAG GTAAAGCTCTTTTGAAGTTCAAACAGGGAATAGTAAACGACCCTTTTGATGCTTTGTCCAATTGGGTTAATGATGAAGTGGAAGTTAACCCGTGTAATTGGTTTGGAGTTGAGTGCTCCGATGGAAGAGTAGTGGTCTT GAATTTGAAAGACCTTTGTCTCGAAGGAAATCTGGTACCTGAGCTTGCAAACCTTGTTCACATAAAGTCCAT AATTTTGCGGAACAATTCTTTTCATGGAATCATCCCCCAAGGAATTGCACACTTGAATGAAATGGAGGTTTTGGATTTGGGCTACAACAACTTTAGTGGACCGCTACCTACAGATCTTGGGAATAATATTCCGCTGACAATCCT TTTGCTGGACAACAATGATCATCTTTGTGGTTTCTCTCCCGAAATTAATGAATTGAAGATGGTTTCTGAATATCAAGTAGATGAATACCAACTAAGTAGTGCAGAAAAAGTGCCAATAAGATCCATCAAACG CCATGCTGGCCAAAATAATGGTGTTCGGAAGCTACTGCAAGTTCGTACTCGTGAAGGTGGAAGTCCTTTTAATCGGGTTTTTCCTGATAGTCCTGCTCCATTTCCTTCAGCTCCCTCACCTGCCCCAGCAACGCCACCAGTGGTTCAGAAGCCAGCTCCCGTTGACCGAAATAATTCTGCTTCTCCTTCTCCCCTGCCTGAACCACGCTCTGCACCGCTATCTAAAAGTAGCTCATCAAAGAACCATCTAGTTGTTATTTTGGCTGGAGTTATGGGTGGTGTTGTATTTCTTCTCATTTCAATCATTGGCCTATATCTCTGTAAAACAAACAAGGTAGCTACTGTAAAACCTTGGGCAACAGGATTAAGTGGACAGCTTCAGAAGGCATTTGTAACAG GTGTGCCAAAGCTAAAGAGATCAGAGCTTGAAGCAGCATGTGAAGATTTTAGTAATGTAATTGGCACTTCATCCATTGGTACAGTTTACAAAGGGACTTTATCTAGTGGTGTCGAAATTGCTGTGGCATCTGTTGCAGCGACATCATCCAAAGATTGGTCAAAGACTCTAGAAGCCCAATTTAGGAACAAG ATAGATACATTATCAAAAGTGAACCACAAGAATTTTGTAAATCTTCTTGGACATTGTGAAGAAGATGAGCCTTTCACCAGAATGGTGGTTTTTGAGTATGCCCCAAATGGAACACTCTTTGAGCATTTACACA TAAAAGAATCTGAGCACTTGGATTGGGGAACAAGACTTAGAGTTGCCATGGGCATGGCCTACTGCCTACAACATATGCACCAGTTGGAGCCTCCTTTGGTCCTTAGCAACCTGAATTCTTCAGGTGTCCAACTCACTGATGATTATGCTGCCAAAATCTCTGATTTGAGTTTCTTAAATGAAATAGCTTCAGCTGTGATAAAATCTCCTGCTAGAAAAAACACTGATATGACACCGGCAAGTAACATATACAGCTTTGGtgttatattatttgaaatGGTAACTGGCAGACTCCCTTATTCAGTGGACAATGATGGCTCACTTGATGACTGGGCTTCACACTATTTACAAGGGGATCAGCCCCTCAAAGAAATGGTGGATCCAACTCTAGCATCCTTCCAAGAAGAACAGCTCGAACAAGTCGATGCTTTGATTAAATCTTGTGTCCATCCTGATCAAAAGCAAAGACCAACAATGAAAGAAGTTTGTGTGAGATTAAGAGAGATAACAAAAATAACACCTGATGCAGCTGTTCCAAAGCTTTCTCCACTTTGGTGGGCAGAGCTTGAGATTGCTTCTGTAGATGCAAGCTGA